The following proteins are co-located in the Streptomyces sp. NBC_00435 genome:
- a CDS encoding class F sortase — protein MDASRARRGGLVALTACIGVWLVSSGSSEQVRPPVPSPGEALSAHARYPAAIAALPGSPPTRIRIPSIRVDAPLTGLGLRADGSLEVPPPARRDLAGWYRDGTTPGATGTAVVAGHVDDATGPAVFYHLGALRRGALIEIARADGRTAVFTVHAVEVYDARAFPDSRVYGPSPRAELRVITCGGGFSQRTGYKGNVVVFAHLTGTY, from the coding sequence ATGGACGCAAGCCGAGCCCGCCGCGGCGGGCTCGTGGCGCTCACCGCCTGCATCGGCGTGTGGCTCGTCAGCAGCGGGTCCAGCGAGCAGGTCCGGCCCCCGGTGCCCTCCCCCGGCGAGGCGCTGAGTGCCCACGCGCGGTACCCCGCGGCCATCGCCGCGCTCCCAGGTTCGCCGCCCACCCGCATCCGGATCCCGTCCATCCGGGTGGACGCCCCGCTCACCGGGCTCGGGCTCCGGGCCGACGGCAGCCTCGAAGTACCGCCGCCGGCCCGCCGGGACCTGGCAGGCTGGTACCGCGACGGGACCACCCCGGGCGCCACCGGCACCGCGGTCGTCGCCGGACACGTGGACGACGCAACCGGTCCGGCGGTCTTCTACCACCTCGGCGCGCTGCGCCGAGGAGCCCTGATAGAGATCGCCCGCGCCGACGGGCGTACGGCCGTGTTCACCGTCCACGCGGTGGAGGTCTACGACGCCAGGGCCTTCCCCGACTCCCGCGTGTACGGGCCCTCGCCGCGCGCCGAGCTCCGCGTCATCACCTGCGGCGGGGGCTTCTCCCAGCGGACCGGCTACAAGGGCAACGTGGTCGTCTTCGCCCACCTCACCGGGACGTACTGA